One stretch of Anguilla anguilla isolate fAngAng1 chromosome 5, fAngAng1.pri, whole genome shotgun sequence DNA includes these proteins:
- the nr1h3 gene encoding oxysterols receptor LXR-alpha — protein sequence MSALSATNITDVGHGESKVFGVASELQLDTKVEDADGPMVTDSRHDGPSPLPHLAGCSGLQNGTSLGEPTGQNLSCPLSMESVDIKLDMTGDLLPINSEAQPVKRKKGPAPKMLGNEVCSVCGDKASGFHYNVLSCEGCKGFFRRSVIKSAQYVCKNSGKCEMDMYMRRKCQECRLRKCREAGMLEQCVLSEEQIRLKKLKKQHEDDSTRTSTAPPNPAPGAEPPQLAPEQQEMIEKLVAMQKQCNKRSFIDRPKVTPWPQSQDPLNREVRQQRFAHFTELAIMSVQEIVDFAKQLPGFLELTREDQIALLKTSTIEIMLLETSRRYNPAIESITFLKDFSYNKEDFAKAGLQLEFINPIFEFSKGMNDLHLDEAEYALLIAINIFSADRPNVQDHDLVERLQQPYVDALNSYIRIKRPNDHLMFPRMLMKLVSLRTLSSVHSEQVFALRLQDKKLPPLLSEIWDVHE from the exons GTGAGAGCAAAGTGTTTGGCGTGGCATCCGAGCTGCAGCTGGACACGAAAGTGGAGGACGCAGACGGCCCCATGGTGACGGACAGCAGGCACGATGGGCcgtcacccctcccccacctcgcTGGCTGTTCGGGCCTGCAGAACGGAACCTCGCTGGGAGAGCCCACAGGCCAGAACCTGAGCTGCCCTCTCTCCATGGAGTCCGTCGACATCAAGCTGGACATGACGGGCGACCTGCTGCCCATCAACTCAG AGGCCCAGCCGGTGAAGCGGAAGAAGGGCCCGGCCCCCAAGATGCTGGGGAACGAGGTGTGCAGCGTGTGCGGGGACAAGGCCTCGGGCTTCCACTACAACGTGCTGAGCTGCGAGGGCTGCAAGGGCTTCTTCCGGCGCAGCGTCATCAAGAGCGCCCAGTACGTCTGCAAGAACAGCGGCAAGTGCGAGATGGACATGTACATGCGCCGCAAGTGCCAGGAGTGCCGTCTGCGCAAGTGCCGCGAGGCGGGCATGCTTGAGCAGT GCGTCCTCTCAGAAGAGCAGATCCGCCTGAAAAAACTGAAGAAGCAGCATGAGGACGACTCCACGCGCACCTCAACTGCGCCACCGAACCCTGCCCCAGGGGCGGAGCCACCACAGCTGGCCCCAGAGCAGCAGGAGATGATCGAGAAGCTGGTGGCCATGCAGAAGCAGTGCAACAAACGGTCCTTCATTGACCGGCCCAAAGTCACA CCGTGGCCACAGAGCCAGGACCCGCTGAACCGCGAAGTTCGGCAGCAGCGCTTCGCCCACTTCACCGAACTGGCCATCATGTCCGTTCAGGAGATCGTGGACTTCGCCAAGCAGCTGCCGGGCTTCTTGGAGCTGACTCGGGAGGACCAGATCGCCCTGCTCAAGACCTCCACCATCGAG ATCATGCTTTTGGAGACGTCACGGAGATACAATCCCGCTATAGAGAGTATCACCTTTTTGAAAGACTTCAGTTACAACAAGGAGGATTTTGCTAAAGCAg GGCTTCAGTTGGAGTTCATTAACCCCATCTTTGAGTTCTCCAAGGGGATGAATGATCTGCACCTGGACGAGGCAGAATATGCGCTGCTCATTGCCATCAACATATTCTCTGCAG acCGTCCAAATGTGCAAGATCATGATTTAGTGGAAAGACTGCAGCAGCCATATGTGGATGCACTTAATTCTTACATCAGGATAAAAAGACCAAAT GACCACCTGATGTTCCCACGCATGCTGATGAAGCTTGTGAGCCTCCGTACCCTCAGCAGCGTCCACTCCGAGCAAGTCTTTGCCCTCCGCCTTCAGGACAAGAAGCTTCCGCCCTTACTGTCCGAGATCTGGGACGTCCACGAATGA